DNA from Candidatus Methylomirabilota bacterium:
CAACCTGGGTATGCTCTTCGGCTTGGTCGCCCTGGGGCTCGTGCTTGTGCTGGGCGTGTGGTGGTGGAGCCTCTCGGCGGAGATCAGGCGGCTGAACACCGAGATCGCCGAGAACAAGAAGCAGGCGGACAGGCTCAAGGTGATCATCGCCGAGGGCCAGCGCTTCCGGCGCGACAAGGAGACGCTCGAGCGCCGGGTCAACGCGATCGAGCTCGTGGCGCGTCGCCAGACCCGCCCCGTCTACCTGCTCGACGCCGTCCTCGACACCCTGCCCAAGGACCTCTGGCTCACGCGTATGGAGGAGAAGGGGACGCAGCTGCGGTTCGCCGGCACCACCTACAGCGCCACGGCCCTCTCCGACTTCATGGCCAACCTCAAGGCCAGCGGCAAGTTCAAGGACGTGGACATCGTGGACGCCAAGCAGGACCTGACCAAGTCGCCGCGCCTGATCACCTTCGAGGTGGTCACGCGCTTCGAGCCCTGAGCCGTGGGCGCCCTCGACCCCATCGTCAACGCGCCGCGCCCGCAGAAGCTGATCTTCGGCGCGATAGTGCTTGTCATAGTGGGCGCGCTGGGCTATTTCTTCCTCATCTCAGGAGCCCGTGCGGAGCGCGACACCCTCCTGGAGGAAAACGAGGTCCGCCGCGCCGAGGTGCTCAAGTCGAAGGAGGACGAGGCCAACCTCCGCCCGTTCCGCGCGCTGGCCGAGGCGCTGCGCAAGCGCCTCGATACGGCCAAGGAGCGGCTGCCCTCGGAGCGCGAGATTCCGCAGGTGTACCGCCAGGTGTCGGACCTCGCCACGCAATCGGGGCTCGGCGTCTCGCTCTTCCAGCCGAAGGCGGCCGAGGACAGGGACGTGCTGTCGGAGGTGCCGATCGCGGTCACGGCCGAGTGCACCTATCACCAGCTGGGCGCCTTCCTTGAGCGCGTGGGCAAGATGCCGCGCATCGTGTCGCTGGGCGACTTCCGCGTGATCGGCATCGACCGGCCCACGGGCACGCTCCGGGCTGAGATGACGCTGGCGACGTATACGTTCAGGCCGGAAGGCGCGCCGCCGCCGCCCGCCAAGCCGGGCGCGCCTGCTGCGCCACCTGCTCCGCCCCCAGCTCCGGGTGCACGGCCGGCCGCCGCGCCGCCGGGGTAGTCCCGATGAAGCTGCGATGGAGGGTCGCGCCGATCGTCGGGGCGATGCTGCTCGGTGCCTGTGGCGGAGCCGAGCCGCCGCCCGCGCCGCCCAAGCCCCCGGTGCCCGCAGCCGCACCAACGGCTCCCCAGGCGCCGGCCAGGCCCGGAGCGTCCGCCGTCCGCCCACTCGATCCGGGCGCGGGCCCCGTGCTCCCGCCACTGGCCTACGACGCCAAGAGCCGCCGCGACCCGTTTTCGCCGGTCTCGTTGGCGCTCGAGGCCAAGGGGATCAACGTCACGGCGGCGAAGCTGGTGGGCATCGTGCAGGGCCGCCAGGGCACGCTGGCCCTCGTCGAAGGGCCCAACGGTGTCGGGTATATTCTCAAGAGCGGCGACGCTCTTGGCAACGGACGGGTGACCGGAATCACCGGAACCACCGTGACCTTCGCGGTCGCGGCGCAGCCGGGCCAGGGCCCTACAATGGTGACCCTGCGCTTGGTCCTCGACTGACATGCGGACACAGAGCCGCGAAAGGGGTGATCGCCCGATGAAGGCCATCGTGTCGAGCGTGGGATTGCTGCTCCTGCTCACCGTCGTCGCCGCGGGCACCGGAACCGCACAGACGCCGGACGCCGCCGTCCAGGTGACGTCACTCAGCGTCGACCGCCTGCCCGACGGGGTCACCGTCCGCATCAAGACCAGCGGTCCGGCAAAGTACCAGTCGAGCTTCATCGACTACCCGAACCGTCTCGTCGTCGACCTGCCGGACGCCACATACACCTGGAGCAAGACCACGCTCAAGTCAGACACGGAGCCCGTGCGCCAGGTGCGCGGCAGCCAGTGGAAGGGCAGCGTGGCGCGCGTCGTGGTCGAGCTCTCCCGCAAGGTCGGCTACCGCATCGACCAAGACGCCGAAGGCCTGCTCATCGTGCTCGAGCCGGCCGGCACGGCTCAGGCCGAGAAGCCCGCGACGAAGCCGCACGAGACGAAGGCGAAGGTCCGGCCGGCGCCGGCCGAAGCCTGGGCCCCCCGCGTCGAAACGCCGCGCCTTGAAGCGCGCGCCCCCGATGTCACAAAGGACGTCACGAAGACTGAAGCCGCACCCGACAAGGAAGCTATGGCCACGGTCACGCCGGCGCCCCTGTCGGCTGTCGAGCCCAAGGCCGCCCCTGCCCCGGCTCGCATCGCCCAGGCGGGGTCGGCCGCTCCGCCGCCGGCCCCGGGGCCTGCGCCTGCGCCGACTCCGCCGCCCGCGCCCGGCGCGCCGTCCATGCCGAGCGGGCAGGCGCTTTCGAGCGGCAAGCTCATCTCGCTCGACTTCAGGGACGCCGACGTCGTCAACCTCCTGCGCATCCTGGCCGCCGAGAGCGGCCGCAACATCGTGGCGGGCGAGGACGTCAAGGGCAAGGTGTCGGTCTCGCTGCACAACGTCACCTGGGAGCAGGCGCTCGACACCATCCTCGAGGCGCGCGGGCTGCAGCGGCTCGACCGCAACGGCATCATCCGGATCGTGTCCATCGAGCAGCTGACCAAGGAACGCGAAGCGCAGGCGCGCGTGCAGGAGGCGCAGGTCAAGGCGGAGACCGAGATCCGCACCAAGCGCGCCGACGCGGAGTTCAAGGAGGCGGAGGCCGCCTACAAGAAGCTCCAGGCCGACGCGGCCATCAGCGAGGCCAAGTCGCGCGGGCCATTGCGCGAGGAGACTATCCGCCTGTCGTATGCCGATCCCGAGGAGGTCGCCAAGACGCTTCAGGGCATCCTCGGCATTCCCCCCTCGGGCACCCAGCCGGTGTCGTCTGCGCCCATCATCCAGAGCGTGCCGCAGAACCCGACCGTGGTCGGGTCCAGCCCTCCGAACCCGGCCCTCGGTCGGCTGCCGGAGCCGAACAGCCCGTACCCGCCCGTCCCGATCCCGCAGAACCAGCAGGTCGTCTCGGTCAGCCAGGACGTGCTCGCCAAGGGCATCACGATCCAGGCGCACAAGCCGACCAACAGCATCTTCATTCGCCACTACGAGGCCGACCTCGAGCGCATCAAGAAGCTGATCAAGGAGAAGTTCGACATCCCGCTGCCGCAGGTCAAGATCGAGGCGCGGATGGAGATCCTCGACAGGAGCGCCTTCGAGGGCATCGGCGTCCAGTGGGGCGGCGCGGGCGCCGGGAACATCAACAACACGACTACGATCATCGGCCAGGGCTTCCAGAGTGCTTCGAGCAAGACCGCAGCCGCGATCGCGGCCACGCAGGGTGTCCTCCTGCCAGACGGCTCGACAGTGCGCTTCGACCCCGTGGGAATCCAG
Protein-coding regions in this window:
- the pilO gene encoding type 4a pilus biogenesis protein PilO; the protein is MGALDPIVNAPRPQKLIFGAIVLVIVGALGYFFLISGARAERDTLLEENEVRRAEVLKSKEDEANLRPFRALAEALRKRLDTAKERLPSEREIPQVYRQVSDLATQSGLGVSLFQPKAAEDRDVLSEVPIAVTAECTYHQLGAFLERVGKMPRIVSLGDFRVIGIDRPTGTLRAEMTLATYTFRPEGAPPPPAKPGAPAAPPAPPPAPGARPAAAPPG
- a CDS encoding PilN domain-containing protein: MIRINLAPPSTKRRVGLSIPSFNLGMLFGLVALGLVLVLGVWWWSLSAEIRRLNTEIAENKKQADRLKVIIAEGQRFRRDKETLERRVNAIELVARRQTRPVYLLDAVLDTLPKDLWLTRMEEKGTQLRFAGTTYSATALSDFMANLKASGKFKDVDIVDAKQDLTKSPRLITFEVVTRFEP
- a CDS encoding AMIN domain-containing protein, with translation MKAIVSSVGLLLLLTVVAAGTGTAQTPDAAVQVTSLSVDRLPDGVTVRIKTSGPAKYQSSFIDYPNRLVVDLPDATYTWSKTTLKSDTEPVRQVRGSQWKGSVARVVVELSRKVGYRIDQDAEGLLIVLEPAGTAQAEKPATKPHETKAKVRPAPAEAWAPRVETPRLEARAPDVTKDVTKTEAAPDKEAMATVTPAPLSAVEPKAAPAPARIAQAGSAAPPPAPGPAPAPTPPPAPGAPSMPSGQALSSGKLISLDFRDADVVNLLRILAAESGRNIVAGEDVKGKVSVSLHNVTWEQALDTILEARGLQRLDRNGIIRIVSIEQLTKEREAQARVQEAQVKAETEIRTKRADAEFKEAEAAYKKLQADAAISEAKSRGPLREETIRLSYADPEEVAKTLQGILGIPPSGTQPVSSAPIIQSVPQNPTVVGSSPPNPALGRLPEPNSPYPPVPIPQNQQVVSVSQDVLAKGITIQAHKPTNSIFIRHYEADLERIKKLIKEKFDIPLPQVKIEARMEILDRSAFEGIGVQWGGAGAGNINNTTTIIGQGFQSASSKTAAAIAATQGVLLPDGSTVRFDPVGIQGFSPNNPGLTLSQLFPISATTGLPMGGNVVNLPFAALPGSAAAGSPAGGISFGLVSSNFNINLALQALAAQGKTRTLARPEIVTVENSKASISLGEEIPYATVSSAGTQIQFKEAVLKLDVLPTVLREQIGANVVTKIKMVVVIENNSRGENINPGGTSTVPVINKRKAETQVLIKEGDRLVIGGVTQGVSSTTVRKVPLFGDIPIFGWLFKQKENTELGRELVIFVTPSLVTGQGSAGLAITPVAPK